The Streptomyces sp. NBC_00224 genome has a window encoding:
- a CDS encoding DUF932 domain-containing protein gives MTQQFAERAMSVAPMGARNADTGDLVRILEDQNRRKLDVIVSGSALRFREGNVHVDGIESLITEDGVTDVDGIYRPTAVADEGIADKLRIPLAYLRRMRTENVPLLDENVNTWLREEPDRRYMLRAFRGDNGPGMAPSEGVARALLSDSYKRMDNLDMLLAALDGVQQSGHPTRITGCDLTDRRMYVRVESEAVAVQARELLRGYRSPFDERSGDQLPVVSAGFVITNSEVGSGAYTITPRAVIQVCRNGLTMTQDVMRAVHLGGKQDEGVVSWSGQTQRKTLELITSKTADAVRTFLSREYVEAKVRGMEDAAGKPLAEPTKTIEHVTKSLSIGAEAKDRILAHFIRGGQVTAGGVMQAITSTAQTLTDADQAAALEALALPALTAAAAHG, from the coding sequence ATGACTCAGCAGTTCGCCGAGCGCGCTATGAGCGTGGCTCCCATGGGCGCCCGCAACGCCGACACGGGCGATCTGGTCCGGATCCTGGAGGACCAGAACCGGCGCAAGCTGGACGTGATCGTGTCCGGGTCCGCGCTGCGGTTCCGTGAGGGCAACGTTCACGTCGACGGCATCGAGTCCCTGATCACCGAGGACGGTGTGACGGACGTCGACGGGATCTACCGGCCCACCGCCGTGGCGGACGAGGGGATCGCGGACAAGCTCCGCATCCCGCTCGCCTACCTGCGCCGCATGCGTACCGAGAACGTCCCGCTGCTGGACGAGAACGTGAACACGTGGCTGCGTGAGGAGCCGGACCGCCGTTACATGCTCCGTGCGTTCCGGGGCGACAATGGCCCCGGCATGGCGCCCAGTGAGGGAGTGGCCCGCGCGCTGCTGTCCGACAGCTACAAGCGGATGGACAACCTCGACATGCTGCTCGCCGCGCTGGACGGGGTCCAGCAGTCCGGCCACCCGACCCGCATCACCGGCTGCGATCTGACGGACCGGCGCATGTACGTGCGCGTCGAGTCCGAAGCGGTCGCCGTCCAGGCCCGCGAGTTGCTGCGCGGCTACCGCTCCCCGTTCGACGAGCGCAGTGGTGACCAGCTGCCGGTGGTCTCGGCCGGTTTCGTGATCACCAACAGTGAGGTCGGTTCCGGGGCGTACACCATCACGCCGCGCGCGGTGATCCAGGTATGCCGCAACGGTCTGACCATGACGCAGGACGTGATGCGCGCCGTGCACCTGGGAGGCAAGCAGGACGAAGGCGTCGTGTCCTGGTCCGGCCAGACTCAGCGCAAGACGCTGGAACTGATCACATCCAAGACCGCCGACGCCGTGCGCACCTTCCTGTCGCGGGAGTACGTCGAGGCCAAGGTCCGGGGAATGGAGGATGCGGCCGGGAAACCGCTGGCCGAGCCGACGAAGACGATCGAGCACGTCACCAAGTCGCTCAGCATCGGTGCTGAGGCCAAGGACAGGATCCTTGCCCACTTCATCCGGGGCGGTCAGGTCACGGCCGGGGGCGTGATGCAGGCCATCACGTCGACCGCACAGACCCTTACCGACGCCGACCAGGCAGCCGCCCTGGAAGCGCTCGCACTGCCCGCGCTCACGGCGGCCGCCGCCCACGGCTGA
- a CDS encoding ParB/RepB/Spo0J family partition protein, protein MATAVLTPTNPTKEHVEHEEDVRQFVLLDPALLVRDECNARETDTEPDDKLIASVKELGVEEPVSVRPRPDGTYSVFKGWRRAQAAQAANATAAQDTRPARPIRAYVREDLVGRDGWTRFLSLVENDHREGMSERDTLRAQELSLIDMSEVDQRRATKALRVSRNAVRQAKVAQALNDATLRRTAAAGMDLEQTAQLAEVEPVRGAENRLMRALQRDQDEGGGGRGHWDQEVALLRAEQADAQTRAKAEEELKEANIPLLGRVPSYEKDPSRPLAELTTGLGNPLTEDNHRNCPGHSARLDDEHRPVWHCADPAAYGHKVRPQPKKPRTEADEHKAEERRRVISCNRAWKAAAGPRQQFITRLVRMKALPDAARVFAQNILLTLPGFYSSWADKRETETVARFLGVKEPKADLAETAVHLPKARLVNAVFAHVAAACEYDIREPKAWSSLTAPQARYLLLLESLGQADNGSYQLSEVEQQALTSHRTAAA, encoded by the coding sequence ATGGCTACCGCCGTCCTGACCCCCACCAACCCCACCAAAGAGCACGTCGAACACGAGGAAGACGTCCGGCAGTTCGTCCTCCTCGACCCGGCGCTGCTGGTGCGTGACGAGTGCAACGCGCGCGAGACCGACACCGAGCCGGACGACAAGCTCATCGCCTCGGTCAAGGAACTCGGCGTGGAAGAGCCCGTCAGCGTCCGGCCCCGGCCCGACGGGACCTACAGCGTCTTCAAGGGCTGGCGGCGCGCCCAGGCCGCGCAGGCCGCCAATGCGACCGCCGCACAGGACACCCGCCCCGCCCGCCCCATCAGGGCCTACGTACGCGAGGACCTGGTCGGCCGCGACGGCTGGACGCGGTTCCTGTCCCTGGTGGAGAACGACCACCGCGAGGGCATGAGCGAGCGTGACACCCTGCGGGCCCAGGAACTCTCCCTGATCGACATGAGCGAGGTGGACCAGCGCCGGGCCACCAAGGCCCTGCGCGTCAGCCGTAACGCCGTCCGGCAGGCCAAGGTCGCCCAAGCACTCAACGACGCGACCCTGCGCCGTACGGCGGCCGCAGGCATGGACCTGGAGCAGACCGCCCAGCTCGCCGAGGTCGAACCCGTGCGCGGCGCGGAGAACCGGCTGATGCGGGCACTCCAGCGCGACCAGGACGAGGGGGGCGGCGGTCGCGGCCACTGGGACCAGGAGGTGGCGCTGCTGCGCGCCGAGCAGGCCGACGCCCAGACCCGCGCCAAGGCCGAGGAGGAGCTCAAGGAGGCCAACATCCCGCTGCTGGGCCGGGTGCCGTCCTACGAGAAAGACCCCTCGCGCCCCCTGGCGGAGCTCACCACCGGGCTGGGCAACCCGCTCACCGAGGACAACCACCGCAACTGCCCCGGCCACAGCGCCCGCCTGGACGACGAGCACCGGCCCGTGTGGCACTGCGCCGACCCGGCCGCCTACGGCCACAAAGTCCGCCCGCAGCCCAAGAAACCCCGGACCGAGGCGGACGAGCACAAGGCCGAGGAACGCCGCAGGGTCATCTCGTGCAACCGGGCGTGGAAGGCCGCCGCCGGGCCGCGTCAGCAGTTCATCACCCGGCTCGTGCGCATGAAGGCCCTGCCGGACGCGGCCCGGGTGTTCGCCCAGAACATCCTGCTCACCCTCCCCGGCTTCTACAGCTCCTGGGCCGACAAACGGGAGACCGAGACCGTCGCACGCTTCCTGGGAGTCAAGGAGCCCAAGGCCGACCTCGCCGAGACGGCGGTGCACCTGCCCAAGGCACGCCTGGTGAACGCTGTGTTCGCCCACGTCGCGGCGGCGTGCGAGTACGACATCCGCGAGCCCAAGGCATGGTCGTCCCTCACCGCACCCCAGGCCCGCTACCTGCTGCTCCTGGAATCCCTCGGTCAGGCCGACAACGGCAGCTACCAGCTCTCCGAGGTCGAGCAGCAGGCCCTCACCAGCCACCGGACCGCCGCCGCCTGA
- a CDS encoding cell envelope biogenesis protein OmpA: MPPVPQRCARRPLAGGLVVPWVSLIHNGHAAFGSLDAERARAAFLHCLCQICGQSLNERCFVIVRPADVAQGHCPEPALHPECLPYTAAHCPMLNGTATRYRQRPVLASHAAGRPCTDPACPCPSLAPDHGDAARNGQPADRYEAWMIHTHTYRLVFPPGQIDAPSGISLDVPVLRTRVLRTAPLTAEQERLMALVHDLLDGTP, from the coding sequence ATGCCACCGGTCCCCCAACGCTGTGCACGTCGACCGCTGGCCGGCGGGCTGGTCGTGCCCTGGGTGTCCCTGATCCATAACGGCCACGCGGCGTTCGGGAGTCTCGACGCCGAGCGGGCCCGTGCCGCCTTCCTGCACTGCCTGTGCCAGATCTGTGGCCAGTCACTCAACGAGCGGTGCTTCGTGATCGTGCGCCCCGCCGACGTGGCCCAGGGCCATTGCCCGGAACCCGCGCTGCACCCCGAGTGCCTTCCGTACACCGCCGCGCACTGCCCCATGCTCAACGGCACCGCCACCCGCTACCGCCAGCGTCCCGTCCTGGCCAGCCACGCGGCCGGACGGCCCTGCACCGATCCGGCCTGCCCCTGCCCCTCCCTCGCCCCCGACCACGGCGACGCCGCCCGCAACGGCCAACCGGCCGACCGCTACGAGGCCTGGATGATCCACACCCACACCTACCGCCTGGTCTTCCCGCCCGGCCAGATCGACGCGCCCTCGGGCATCAGCCTCGACGTACCCGTCCTGCGCACCCGCGTCCTGCGCACCGCCCCGCTCACGGCCGAACAGGAGCGTCTGATGGCGCTGGTGCACGACCTCCTGGACGGCACACCGTGA